In Hemibagrus wyckioides isolate EC202008001 linkage group LG12, SWU_Hwy_1.0, whole genome shotgun sequence, the genomic stretch CATTATTACAGACATGAACCACAATCTGCTGATGTTAATGAATTCCAGAAAAAGTTCAAATTAAATCTGAAGAAGAAGTTTCAGTGTTTAAATGGAGAGATGATAAACCTGGGAACCCAAAGACTCctgaatgagatctacacagagctctacatcacagagggagacagtggagacgtcaataatgaacatgaggtgagacagatcgAGGCAGCATCCAGGAGAACAACAACAAGAGAGGAAACACCAATCAAATGCAATGACATCTTTAAGCCTTTATCTGAACAAGACAAACCCATCAGAACTGTTCTGACAAAGACCTCATCTGAACAAGACAAACCCATCAGAACTGTTCTGACAAAGACCTCATCTGAACAAGATAAACCCATCAGAACTGTTCTGACAAAGATCTCATCTGAACAAGACAAACCCATCAGAACTGTTCTGACAAAGGGAGTCGCTGGCAtcggaaaaacagtctctgtacagaagttcattctggactggTCTGAAGGGAAAACAAATCAGGACGTCCACCTcatatttccacttcctttcagagagctgaatttgatgaaggaccagaaactgagtctgatggagctccttcatgtcttttttaaggaaacaaaagaaacagaaatgtccaaattgaaaaaggttctgttcatttttgacgGATTGGACGAGTGTCGTTTTCCTCTGGATttccagaacacagtgagagtgtgtgatgtaactgaatcagcatcagtgcaggagctgctgataaacctgatcaaagggaatctgcttccctctgctctcatcTGGATCACCTCCCGACCAGCAGCAGCTGATCAAATCCCCTCTGAGTGTGTGCATCGAGTCACAGAGATACGAGGGTTCAATGACCCACAGAaggaggagtatttcaggaagaggatcagagatcagagcctggccaataacatcatcacacacctgaagtcattaagaagcctctacatcatgtgccacatcccagtcttctgctggatttcagccactgttctagagaggatgttgggtgaagcagagactggagagatccccaagactctgactgaaatgtacacacacttcctcatcattcagacaaacatcataAGAGGAAAATACTCACAGAAGCaggagagtgatgaagaaatGCTTCTTAAACTGGGACAACTGGCTtttcagcagctgaagaaagggaacctgatcttctatgaggaagacctgagagagtgtggcattgatgtgagagaagcagcagtgtactcaggtgtgtgtacacagatcttcagagaggagtttgggctTCACCAGAGTAAAGTGTACTGCTTTGTTCATCTGACCATTCAGGAGCATCTTGCAGCTCTGTATGTGCACCAGACCTTCATGAAGAAAAAGATTAATGTTCTTAAACACAGTCAGGTTTTTAACACAATCTCAGATGTCCAGAAGTCTGCTGTAGATCAGGCCTTGGAAACTAAGACTGGACATCTGGACCTTTTCCTTCGCTTTcttctgggtctctcactggagtccaatcaGAAACTCTTACATGCCTTATCACAGAGAGGAAGTAGCTTCGACAGCAAAGAGGAAACGGTTCATTACATTAAGCAGATAATTAGAAGAAATCCTCCTGAagagaaatccatcaatctgttccactgtctgaatgaactggGTGATAATTCTCTAGTGGAGGAAATCCAACGCTACCTGAAAtctggaaaacaaagaaaactcTCTTCTTCACAGTggtctgctctggtgtttgtgttactgacctcAGAACAGGATCTGGAGGAATTTGACCTGAATAAATATAGTACAGAGAGGATAACAGATCTGGTTCTTCTGAAGGTGAAGCCTGTGATTGCAGCATCCAGAAAATCAGTGTAAGTAAATCTAACTATAACTGTTACTGTTAGaatgagagaaaaggaaagcaCTGGGACAAAATGTaacatatactgtgtatattttTAACCTAAACACGTAAGATACATGTCAaagcatataaataaattaagccAGCAAATTTCcattacataaaacaaaatgagcctttaaaaatatatcttcTCAgtaaaaatcatgcagatacatgtCAAGagattcagttaatgttcaaacATCAGTATGGGGAGAATTACTTATCTCTTTaactacagtgagggaaaaaattattttatcccctgctgattttgtacgtttgcccactgacaaagaaatgatcagtctgtaattttaatggtaggtgtatttgaacagtgagaggcagaataacaacaaaaaaatccagaaaaacgcatttcagaaaagttctacattgatttgcattttaatgagtgaaataagtatttgatcccctatcagtcagaaagatttctggctcccaggtgtcttttatacaggtaaggagctgagattacagtaggagcactctcggggagtgctcttaatctcagctcattaactgtatgaaagacacctgtccacagaaggaagcaatcaatcagattccaaactctccatcatggccaagaccaaagagctgtccatggatgtcagggacaagattgtagacctacacaaggctggaatgagctacaagtcCATCGCCAAggagcttggtgagaaggtgacaacagttggtgcgattattcccaaatggaagaaacacaaaaggactgtcgatcttcctcggtctggggctccatgcaagatctcacctcatggagtttcaatgatcatgagaacggcgaggaatcagcccagaattacactggaggattttgtcaatgatctcaaggcagctgggaccacagtcaccaagaaaacaattggtaacacacttcaccgtgaaagactgaaatccagtagcgcccgcaaggtccccctgctaaagaaagcacatgtacaggctcatctgaggtttgccagtgaacatctgaatgattcagaggagaactgggtgaaagtgttgtggtcaaataagaccaaaatccagctctttggcatcaactcaacttgccgtgtttggaggaggaggaatgccgcctatgactccaagaagaccatccccactgtcaaacatggaggtggaaacattatgttttgggggtgtttttctgctaaggggacaggacgaCCGCACCGCATCAGAGGGACAATGGATGgagccatgtaccatcaaatcttgagtgagaacctccttccctcagccagggcattgaaaatgggtcgtggatggatattccagcctgacaatgacccaaaacacatggccaaggcaacaaaggagtggttcaaaaagaagcacattaaggtcctgtggtggcctagccagtctccagaccttaatcccatagaaaatctgtggaggaagctgaagggtcagctgacttggagaggatctgcaaagaggagtgggcccaaattccttgagatgtgagatgtgtgcaaacctggtggtcaactacaagaaatgtctgacgtctgtgattgccaacaagggttttgcaccaagtactaagtcatgttttgcaaaggggatcaaatacttatttcactcaataaaatgcaaatcaatgtagaacttttctgaaatgtgtttttctggatttttttgttattctgcctctcactgttcagataaacctaccatttaaaattacagactgatcattggGATGGGATGCTTGTTGGAGTTTCAGAAAAACTCAGACCAGCCCATCTGATACGAACAACATGATAGAGGATATTTTTAGccaatgaatgagtgaatgaatgaatgaatgcttgaataaataagtgtgtagataaaaataatacaggTTCGTTGGCATGACatatggacttttttttttttgggcagGGTCAGAAATGACCTTTTGGCACATAAGAAAATGAGAATGAACAGGGTAAACTTTAAGGACTAAATAATTTGCACTAGTGTTAgataatatgttttatttcattttcttcagCATTCAGCATGTAACACTTAAAGAGAAAAGCTGTGAAGCTTTGGCCTCTGTGCTCAGCTCTGAATACTCCAgactgagagaactggatctgtctGAGAGTAAACTAGGAGACTTAGGAGTGAAGTGTCTTTCTGCTggactggagaatcctcactgtaaactggagacactcaGGTAAGATCTCTGAAATCACAATAACTCTTGGTACAAGTTATTACAGCAAATTATCAGCTGCCAAACAATACTACATGCATACAAAATAcaagttatataataataatatataatagctatattatatttttataatatataatagagTATATATACTCCATTATACTTTGAAATTAGGGACGTTTGCAGAACAATACAGAAACAGTTACACAAAACATGACATACTCATAGCTTACTCTTTATATCAATTAATCTCAGTAACAATGTAATGTTTTGGCCAGtgtataatgatgataataataataataataataataatgatgatgatttagcATTACTTAGCATTTTAGTAGCAAATTAATGTTTCAGTGGGGtgacataaataatataaacatttgtaCGTAACAGTAAACTGTATGATACAAACCTCAGTGTAAATCATTTGGAAGGGATGTACAGTTAATCAGGGTAAACAGGTGAAATTAAATCCTTATGcattttacagatcatttaCTTAATTTTTAAAGTAATTATTATACCAAGATGAAGATCTATTGatgagtgtgttattattattattatctctacAGGTTGCGTGATTGTCGTGTCTCAAAtaaaggctgtgctgctctgactttagctctgagatcaaacccctcacacctgagagaactggatctgtcctgtaataatctaggagactcaggagtggagaGTCTCTCTGATCTACTGGAGAAaactcactgtaaactggagacactggggtaagatcatctctctgagagtcacatgacctgatcCTCACTAAGACACAGACTCCATGTTAAACTCTTGGTAAAATTACaagtttttgtgatgtaaaaaaatttgAATAGCTGCTGAAGCAGCTAGTGTGTTGGCTTAGAGACATTTTGTCTGACTGACAAGGCCATTTGTTGAATGGTGTGTGCATGAGGAGTCTAGCTACGCCACAGGCTGCTACTCACCcatgtaataataaatttttatataatcaTTTCACAAATGACTTGTCTGATGTCCCTTCTGAAACCATGCCCCACTGTTTATGGAGTGAACGTGGCTAACTCCAAATCCAAATTCAGTTGACCAGTAGATATTTTAGGTGAAGGCATGTTTCGAAAAACCACCCACATCCAATTTGCAAGTGGTTTGCAGCACTTCTGCTATTTTTCTTTTACGTAATTGCAATGTACAACTTATTCTGCACACTCTACTGAGTTTTATCTACTTTGCTGTGTATCTTTTGTTATTGCTCCACTGTTATGTTCTTATGTGTTCATAGGATTTGTGTTAATATGTTGATATTTGCAGAGCGTGGACATACAGAAGTCCTCAGAAGTCTCAATCAATAAATTCTGGTTCAGTAGATCACGGACTAGAAtccacatttcattttcattgatGATAATTTTACACTGAAATAATTTTTGAAGATATTTTGAaggttaaatatataaatatggtgatgaagagtgtgttattgtgtgtctgcaggttgtgtagttgttattTCTCAGTTGAAGGCTGtactgctctgacttcagctctgagatcaaacccctcacacctgagagaactggatctgtcaGGGAATAAACtcagagactcaggagtgaagagtctctctgctctactggagaatcctctCTGTAAACTGGAGAGACTGAGGTAAGATCATCAGTGCCACATCAAGGCATATTTCAAAAGAAGAGCTCAAAATACCAGCGAAACTGTCAGTCTTCTGGTTCAAATGTCGATCTGCTGTAGGTCTGAATTGTGGGcaaaaagtgcaaaacaaaataacatacgaaaacaaaaaaacaatctaaATACACGACAATTgagacaaaccggaaaaggtaggtataatTTGCCATTGGATTTCTTCcgctgattggatgagacatctgtcacttaGAATATACAGGAAGTTAGTTAttcttttgttttgcacttgttttgtttgtccaCCGTACTGAATGGACAGAATCATATATAAAACTAATTACTGCTAATGTCACAAACCCTGAACAGAATATTTAACCAGACACTAATGATAACAACACATGAATGTTGAAAGTCCTTAAATGCTTTACACTTAACAAAAAAATCTTAGTTAAGTCTCTGTCTGTTGATGACTTATCATTGTGTCTTATTTTTATAGTTTTGAATATTTCTTACTTGGTCCTTCTGATTTTTGCTGCCGCTATAATACGTGAATTTCCATTTGTGATTAATAGTGTGATCCATCTATAATGTACAGGTGATATTAAATCGTCATGTCACTCTGAATTAGAAAgcaaatttacacaaaaaaaaattaagaaaagatCTTTTAATgaagagtgtgttattgtgtgtctgcaggttgtgtggttgtgattactcagatgaaggctgtgctgctctgacttcagctctgagatcaaacccctcacacctgagagacctgGATCTGTCTGGgaataatctaggagactcaggagtgaagagtctctctgctctactggagaatcctctctgtaaactggagacactgaggtaagatcatctctctgagagtcacatgaaTCCTGAAACCTGATCCTTAGTCAGACACTTTCTCTAATATTGGGACTGAAGCACAGGATTTAGGTTCATTGTTCTTTAGAGGAGAGtgcattgtttaaataaatcacCAACTTGAAATAACAGAGAAAAATATGATTAAATGGCTTACATGTTCCAcacattataataattttagtTAGAGAGATAGTTAACATCTCATGGCTTCATTCCTCTCAATTTATTCTTTCTGTTGATTCTATTGATATATGCATCCTGTGGTGTTCCTGGGGTCTACAGCTGACTTCAGCTAGTTCACAGCCAGTGTTTCAGCCCTGGTTTTTGCATTGCTCAACCAACTCATGGTACTTTCTTTCATAAGCCTCTACAGTGCATTCTACCCCAGTGCACTCAGCTCCTAGATTGTCATCATATGGAATttaaggaatttccccctgggattaataaagtcctttgaatcttgaatgacCAAGTGTTTTGgagtttttttaaatgtcatcaTGGGGCACTTTTCCCCAATTATGCTCTTCCATTAAGAACACtactgttcagtgttttgtcTTATCGTGGAAACTTCACCAGATACTTTAGTAAGTTTGAAATATTTCTGCAGGACTTTTTTGAAACTGCTTGAACATAAAACCATAAacataaatgcattttattggGATTTTATGTGATAGACCAACAGAAAGTGGCACATAAttctaaacaatttttttttacaaataaaaatctaaaaagtgTGGCATGCATTTGTATTCAGCCACCTTTACTCTGATGCCCCTAACTAAAATCCAGTGGATCTAAGTATAAATACAGCTTTCCTGTGAAGCCCTCAGAGGTTTGTTAGAGAACATTAGTGAACAAACAGCGTCATGAAGCCCAAGGAATACACCAGATAGGTCAGGGATAAAGTTGTGGAAaagtttaaagcaaaaaaaatatatatttcccaAGCTTTGAACATCTCAGGGAGCATTGTTCAATCCATCATCCAAAAATGGAAAGACTATGGCACAACTGCAAACCTATGAAGACATGGACCATCTACCTTAACTTACAGGATGGGCAAGGAGAGCATTAATCAGAGAAGCAGCCCATGGTAGCTCTGCAGAGATCCACAGCTCAGGTGGGAGAATCTGTCCACTGGACAACTATTAGTCATGCACTTACTGCCATTGTTGAAAGTAACCCATAAGAAGTCCCATTTGCAGTTTGCGACAAGCCATGTGGGGGACACTACAAACATGGGAAGGAGGTGCTCTGATCTTATGAGACCAAAACTTTTTGGCCTAAATGCAAAACACTATGTGTGGTGGAAGTCTAACACTGTACATCACCATGAACACACCACCCCCACTTGCTGCACATGCTGCACTTTTCAGCtatttaatagtaaaaaatTCCTCTTCTCAGTTATGTGCCACTTTGTGTTGGTCGATCACATAAAATCCcaataaaatccaaaataaaatacatttatgtttttggttgtaacatgacaaaatataaatgttataagaagtcttttaaaaaaacattttgcataGATATGTTGTTGGAGAAAAGCTCCAAAAATGTGTTACTCAGTCCACAATAAGACAAATTACAAGTTCAGTGCTGTTGCTACTCTCCCTAAAACACCATCAAAACACATCATGAAACCATTAAATTAGGAGGTGATTTTCCACCTGGACATAGATGGCCTCCTTCACTCCTCTCTTAAACCATCTGTGTTCTCCTTTCAAGATGTGTACCTTATCCTCAAGTATGTGTCTCTGTCCCACAGATGCAGGTACTGTGCTTCTGTGTTGGTACATCCTCCTATTTAGTGGTTGTTTTGTCTCCCCGGTGTAGAGCTCTGAACACTCTTCACTGCACTGGACCACATAGAAGCTGGTGGGATGAGTAGTGAAACATTTCAATCTAACTAAAGAAGTCGGGTTGACATGACTAATCTCAGATTACTCAGAAGTTCCACAGACACATTCCACAGAGAGTAGTACTGTGATAGCAATGTTGTAAATGGATAGACACCACAGATGAAACTACTGCtctcaacaacacaacactgctgcACAACCTAAATTtacaaaacataacaaaataacaacgaaaaataaatgagaaacaTTAGACTTCACTAAGAAAGTaaagagtgtgttgtgtgtctgtaggttgGTGGACTGTGGCAtttcagatgaaggctgtgctgctctgacttcagctctgaaaCAAAACCCCTCACATCTGAGACAACTGCATCTAGTCTTGAATAAAATAGGAGACTCGGGAAAGAAGCTGCTCACAGCTCTTAAGGATGATGGACATCTCAAACTACAGGAACTGATGCGTAAGTGATGATCTTTTTAGataactaattaaaaaaatctgagaCTAACATATGgaactttttatttgttttaactaCTTGTAATAACCCAGCTGTCACTTAGAATTATAAACAGTAAATGATGTTTCCCTTAATATAATtacatgtaaaatattaaagtCCAGTTTGTGGagattaatttaaatgtttttctttagtGTTAGTTGAAGACTCCAGTATACCTTCCATGCTGGGTAAAAGATAGCACATTTATGCATAAGTGACGCTCTTggatgccaatcagcctgcaACACGTCTTTcaactggggaggaaaccagagtatccGGAGGAAACCCCAAATCACAGAGAGCTACTTGCTAACTTCACACACACGACAGAGGTGGTGTGAAGCAAACGTGCTATCCACTAGGCCATCATTCCCCCTGCATGTTTTTTAATAGCTAAGAATGCTAGcctttataatatatagtatcAGTTATTAATTTAACCTGGTATTATTTGGcagatttattgtttgtttctaCTCACAACACGGCTGATTGTCTGTAGGTCAGGAGTCTCACCATGTGGCAGAGTTGCCGATATTCGTCCAGGGACATTTGTCTGGGCCTGTGGCCTAGAAAATTGTTCCTGGAATGTCTGCCACATCTGCGGTCCATGACTGgcgtaaataaaataaaaaaagaacatagtCTGTCAATACAACTGCATATGTCCTCCCTAAAACAGATTAACAAGCGGAGAGAACACCATAACAATCCTTCAGTCTTAGACGACACTGATACGAATGTTCGAGAGAGCATaagataattttttaaaatttaaaactaATATAAACTTTTATATACTATAATGCAGAAAAATATATCGCAGCGTAGGGAATTAGGCCCTGACCTATGTGAATAAGAGGTAACTTACCCAGGTAGAAGGATGGAGGTAAGTCTCCCATgggaatgtaaaaaaaaaaaaaagcattcaacTTGATCCAAACTAAACTAAGTAGCAGAGCTATTAAGTTTaccacattatcacatcacttAGGCAATGAGTGAAAACTAAGTAAATAAGGATAGCAGCCTTCCCTTAAAGAATGGTGAAGACTTAGTATTCTAAGTAATTGCCAGGCAACCACCATGAGCAATACATGAAAAAACAAGTACACAAGTATATGGAACATTATAATTTAGggtaaaacataaataataaaaataaatgtgtaataaaaataaatgttttggttTAAATAAGTTTATAAATAAGGTATAATTAGTGAGGCCAAACAGTTCAGCAACTACTAATACGTGTTAAATTAAAACCCGTGACACATAGGCCGTATGAAGGCCACAGACAGCATGTCACATGAGTTTCAGCTATAGATGAAGGTTAAAGAAAgttggggttgttttttttgataTGGGGGGATTATTTAACTTCAAAACAATCCTAAAAATAGATGAAACCAGTAAGGTTGGGTAACTGGATTAGGATGTAAGAATgtatatatactgggggatttgtgCAGGGGGCCACACTTGACCGCATTGAGCATGAATCTATGTGCCAATTTCTGTGAAATTTTTTCAATAAAGCctgctgcttcttctcatccaagcctagagcaattctttatttctttattgctTCTATATTTTTGATCTAAAATATCTGATTTTTGACAATATTGGTAATTGAAAAAAAAGACTCCAGAACCACCCTGAAGTGTCCACTCAGAGAgggactctgagttccgacaatgGGTGTCTTTTATGTCCTCCTCTTTCAGGCCTGCTGCAACATGTTCCAGCTTTTAGCTTGTGACTGGAAGAATTCCTACATGCCTTGTTTGGGTGTACTTTTCCAGATATGTATTTAATCCTGTatgtaaaaatgttaaaattatgAGTATAAAGGCAGATGTGAGAGACTAGTCAGTGGTTACAGAAGATGTTTGGTTGAAGTAATGGCAGCAAAATGAGGTGCCGCAAGCTACTAAATAAAGGGGTTCAAATACTTGTGCAAAAATCAAATTTTCAGTTTGTAATGAtgtaaataatgcaaaaatatctcatatataatattttatttatttcttcagtgttgtcacatgaaaagatataataaaatattaaaatatatatgtagagcaacaattctttttttcagatcctcagagagtactttgccatgaggtgccatgttgaacttccagtgaccagtatgagagagtgtgagagcgataacaccaaatttaacacacctgctccccattcacacctgagaccttgtaacactaactagtcacatgacaccggggagggtaaatggctaattgggcgcaatttggacatttccacttaggggtgtagtcacttttgttgccaacggtttagacattaatgtgtgttgagttattttgaggggacagtaaatttacactgttatacaggctggacgctcactactgtacattggagcagaggggcattacttcagtgttgtcacatgaaaagatataataaaatatttacaaaaatctgaggggtgtactcacttttgtgagatactgtacgtAAGCTTACTTCACATCCAGTACAGTAGGTGGCGATAATGCTCCTAAGAAGAGaaggaggatgaagaagaagcagaagctGTAGCTGTCCACCATTAAGTTTGCCTCCGTTCAGGAAGAGTAAAGTTCGTAACGCGGAGCAGAATCGCAGGGAATcagtctcattctctctcacagtAAAGTGTATCATTTCACTGTAATTACTGCTTTATAACCAATAATCAGTTGTGAGCTTCGCTTCGCATTTTATATTCCCGCATTTATTTCCGGGTATCTAGAAGAGCTGCCATAAAAATACTACAGTAACTGTTACTTTCGGTTTTGTGAGACTTCGCTGAAGGCAGTGAGCGTTTTCTATGTCTTATTCTATCCAGGATTATTATATCTGAAAAATAACTTTAAAGATCATGTTTTCACATTCATTCTCTAAACCAGCCGTTTCTGGAGAATTCTGGACATGTTTATTAGATTTAATATGAATTCAGGCGCGGTGATGGGCACGTGCAATGATCTTCTACTTCCGTTTTCTAGAAATAaccaaaaacatatttttagcCATAAAATAACCAGCGAGTTGCCTCTTATTTTTAcgcatttcatttttatattttttttatttttgacgcCTTATCACGCCTTCCTGCTCTGATCCAGGTGATCCCATATCCTTGGGCGAACGGAATGTGACATTATAAATGTTCTGTCACCTCAATCCTTAACCCACACTGAACATTATTAAAATCCAGTTTTATAATTCACAAATACTAATACAAGCCttgaacatttcattttatatcatcagcaaaatataatgaaaaaatactgaaaaaataaaagtaatattcCTTGCAGCCTTTATATTCCTACAGAAGCCCTGAACCACAAGGCaggaataaatacatttttcaatTGTATGTCATTCAAAATACCCCTCAGTCCATCAATAAGACTAATTTAATGAATATTCaccattatttaatataattaatataatataatgtaatataatataatataatataatataatataatataatataatgtaatataataatataattattatatatgttgTTACTCATATAGTCATTAAAGTTGGGATgctgtgtaaaatgtaaataaaaacagaatgcaAAACTCATAAACCTATATTTTACTCACAGTAgaacattaaaaagaaatcaaatgtTTGAAGAAATGTACCATTTTAAGGAAAATAGGTTGTAGattggaaaaaaattataacattACGGTAGATTATAAAAATGCCAGCATGACAAATTCCGACATTTATGGttagattatttatttgaataattaCTACAATAATCAGTTTCTATAAGTACTTAGTACATAACAATGTAGTTTCAAGCATTGCTTATAATAGCCTATTAA encodes the following:
- the LOC131362397 gene encoding NACHT, LRR and PYD domains-containing protein 12-like isoform X6, whose translation is MESIDLDTDIMTPPSKKCKLQGKRSDSSALSFISMKSDKSMDPPWNYKNKKDFSLSLLYSKLHIKRSDSSAPSCISMKSDRSMDPPWNFKHEDSSLVHSSLQKPDDKREKNIITDTGHEPQSADVNEFQKKFKLNLKKKFQCLNGEMINLGTQRLLNEIYTELYITEGDSGDVNNEHEVRQIEAASRRTTTREETPIKCNDIFKPLSEQDKPIRTVLTKTSSEQDKPIRTVLTKTSSEQDKPIRTVLTKISSEQDKPIRTVLTKGVAGIGKTVSVQKFILDWSEGKTNQDVHLIFPLPFRELNLMKDQKLSLMELLHVFFKETKETEMSKLKKVLFIFDGLDECRFPLDFQNTVRVCDVTESASVQELLINLIKGNLLPSALIWITSRPAAADQIPSECVHRVTEIRGFNDPQKEEYFRKRIRDQSLANNIITHLKSLRSLYIMCHIPVFCWISATVLERMLGEAETGEIPKTLTEMYTHFLIIQTNIIRGKYSQKQESDEEMLLKLGQLAFQQLKKGNLIFYEEDLRECGIDVREAAVYSGVCTQIFREEFGLHQSKVYCFVHLTIQEHLAALYVHQTFMKKKINVLKHSQVFNTISDVQKSAVDQALETKTGHLDLFLRFLLGLSLESNQKLLHALSQRGSSFDSKEETVHYIKQIIRRNPPEEKSINLFHCLNELGDNSLVEEIQRYLKSGKQRKLSSSQWSALVFVLLTSEQDLEEFDLNKYSTERITDLVLLKVKPVIAASRKSVIQHVTLKEKSCEALASVLSSEYSRLRELDLSESKLGDLGVKCLSAGLENPHCKLETLRLRDCRVSNKGCAALTLALRSNPSHLRELDLSCNNLGDSGVESLSDLLEKTHCKLETLGLCSCYFSVEGCTALTSALRSNPSHLRELDLSGNKLRDSGVKSLSALLENPLCKLERLRLCGCDYSDEGCAALTSALRSNPSHLRDLDLSGNNLGDSGVKSLSALLENPLCKLETLRLVDCGISDEGCAALTSALKQNPSHLRQLHLVLNKIGDSGKKLLTALKDDGHLKLQELMLLVEDSSIPSMLGKR
- the LOC131362397 gene encoding NACHT, LRR and PYD domains-containing protein 12-like isoform X7; amino-acid sequence: MESIDLDTDIMTPPSKKCKLQGKRSDSSALSFISMKSDKSMDPPWNYKNKKDFSLSLLYSKLHIKRSDSSAPSCISMKSDRSMDPPWNFKHEDSSLVHSLQKPDDKREKNIITDTGHEPQSADVNEFQKKFKLNLKKKFQCLNGEMINLGTQRLLNEIYTELYITEGDSGDVNNEHEVRQIEAASRRTTTREETPIKCNDIFKPLSEQDKPIRTVLTKTSSEQDKPIRTVLTKTSSEQDKPIRTVLTKISSEQDKPIRTVLTKGVAGIGKTVSVQKFILDWSEGKTNQDVHLIFPLPFRELNLMKDQKLSLMELLHVFFKETKETEMSKLKKVLFIFDGLDECRFPLDFQNTVRVCDVTESASVQELLINLIKGNLLPSALIWITSRPAAADQIPSECVHRVTEIRGFNDPQKEEYFRKRIRDQSLANNIITHLKSLRSLYIMCHIPVFCWISATVLERMLGEAETGEIPKTLTEMYTHFLIIQTNIIRGKYSQKQESDEEMLLKLGQLAFQQLKKGNLIFYEEDLRECGIDVREAAVYSGVCTQIFREEFGLHQSKVYCFVHLTIQEHLAALYVHQTFMKKKINVLKHSQVFNTISDVQKSAVDQALETKTGHLDLFLRFLLGLSLESNQKLLHALSQRGSSFDSKEETVHYIKQIIRRNPPEEKSINLFHCLNELGDNSLVEEIQRYLKSGKQRKLSSSQWSALVFVLLTSEQDLEEFDLNKYSTERITDLVLLKVKPVIAASRKSVIQHVTLKEKSCEALASVLSSEYSRLRELDLSESKLGDLGVKCLSAGLENPHCKLETLRLRDCRVSNKGCAALTLALRSNPSHLRELDLSCNNLGDSGVESLSDLLEKTHCKLETLGLCSCYFSVEGCTALTSALRSNPSHLRELDLSGNKLRDSGVKSLSALLENPLCKLERLRLCGCDYSDEGCAALTSALRSNPSHLRDLDLSGNNLGDSGVKSLSALLENPLCKLETLRLVDCGISDEGCAALTSALKQNPSHLRQLHLVLNKIGDSGKKLLTALKDDGHLKLQELMLLVEDSSIPSMLGKR